Within the Barnesiella intestinihominis YIT 11860 genome, the region TTACGTGTACCCGATAAGCAAATGGAGGATTTTATCTATTTGGTAGACCGTCATGAAAATGAGATAGAATTGTTTCCCCATGATTTGAAACGAGGAGATCGGGTGCGTGTGGTAGCAGGGACTTTTGCCGGAATCGAAGGGGAGTTAATCCGCATTGCAGGTCATCGTCGAGTGGTGGTTCGTCTCGAAAATTTATTTTCAATCGCTACGGTTTTTATACCGGGGGGGTATTTGGAAAAGATATGCGACCGGTGATTAAATATATTTCATTTTATGATTTTGCCGATTCTGGGATAGCGCGAAATTATAGCGTTGCTGCGGCTAATAAAATGGATTATATCATTGAATCTCTTGTAAGAATCGGATATGACGTAGAGGTAGTTTCGGCATCGGCATGTATAGAAAGCGGGACGTTTCGATGGTATAAGTCTCGGGTTGAAGAGAGACAGCCTCATGTGAAAACGAGATTTTTCTCTTCGTTTCGTTGTCGATCTAAAATATTAGTCTTGTTGCGACTTATTTGGGGGGTATTGCAATTATTGAGTTATCTTCTTTTTTGTGTTAAAAAAGGAGAGTCTATATGGGTATACCATTCTTTGTATTATTACAATGTGATTTTGCTGGCAAAAAAAATAAAGAAATTCAAACTAATTCTCGAAGTAGAAGAGATTTATCAAGATGTTTCTCCTGTACCTCCGTATATGGAACGTTGGGAATGCAAGATGATAGACGTTGCGGATAAGTTTGTGTTTTCGACCGATCTTCTGAATGATAAAGTAAACAGGCAAAAGAAGCCTCATTTAGTTATTTATGGGACTTATCGGTGTGAACCTGTGATGAGCGAACGGCACGGAGACAATAAGGTGCATGTCGTCTATTCTGGTACACTTGATCCCAATAAAGGCGGAGCTATGGCGGCTGCGGGTGTGGCGGCGTCCTTGCCGTCTACATATAGAGTTCATATACTTGGATTCGGGAATCCGGGAGAGATACAGGCGATTAAAGAGCTGTGTGAAGAGATGTCGGGCAAAGGCGGTGCGGTAGTCTCCTATGATGGGGTACTGAAAGGGAGTGCATATATAGATTTTTTACAGACGTGTCAGATTGGCCTGAGCACGCAGAATCCTGATGCGGCGTTTAATAATACCTCGTTTCCGTCGAAAATATTATCTTATATGTCGAATGGTTTGCAAGTTGTTTCTGCCGATATAGAAGCGGTACGGCGAGCTTATGGAATTTCGGGTTATATTTATTATTATCAGAAACAAGAACCCAGCGATATAGCAAATGCCATATTGAATGTGGATTTGGATAATCCTTTTGACACGCGGGCGGTGGTACAGTCTTTGGATAATAGGTTTGTAGAACAATTGAGTTTGTTTCTCCGTGATAGAGTTTAGTGATATAAAAGGGAAATACATAGGTAATAAAAACCTAATTAACAATGTCCTGGGCTCTTTCCTTGTTCGAGGGTTCGGCTTTTTGGTTTCTTTTGCCTTGTTTCCTCTTTATCTGAACTATTTCGATGACAATACCGTATTAGGGTGCTGGTTCACGATGTGTTCTGTTTTATCATGGATACAAGTCTTTGATTTGGGAATAGGCAATGGCTTGCGGAATCATTTGACGGCCGATTTGAGTTTGAAAAACTATGAAAGTGCCCGGCAATATATATCATCTTCTTACATTTTGATGGGAGGTGTCACTGTATTTATTTCGTTTTTAGCATTTATAATAAGCCGATATATAGATTGGAATTCGGTTTTCAATATTTCGGAACAAAGCATATCGCCAGAGAGTTTGCGTAAAGGGGTTGTTATCGCTTTATGTGGCGTATTGTGTTTTTTCTTTCTGAAATTGATTATCTCTATTTTGTATGCCTTGCAGAAATCGGCACTACCTAATTTCTTGAATCTGCTTTCTACCGTTTTATTATTGATTTTTCTGTGGGTATATGATCCGACCGGAGATGTCGAACGAGATTTTGTAACGATTTCTTGGGTACAGGCTGTTACAGGGTGTTTACCGTTACTGGTAGCGACGATAATTGTTTTTGCAAAAGATCTGAAAGAATGTTTGCCGTCGTTCAAGTACTTTCGGTGGAATAAAGCCACTGGTGTTTTGTCGTTGGGAATTTTGTTCCTTGTTTTGCAGTTGTTATACATGATAATTACTGTAACCAACGAGTTTTTTATATCCTACTTTTTCGATCCGTCTTTCGTTGTAGAATATCAGATATATATAAAGATATTTTCAATCGCCGGTACATTTGTGTCTTTGGCTCTGATTCCGGTATGGTCGGCTGTGACGAAAGCATTTGTAGAAAAACGTTACGATTGGATAATCAAGTTGGTCCGTTTTCTGTATTTTGTCGCTGGTATTGCTGTATTGTTTCAATTGGCTATCATTCCATTTCTTGACCCGATATTGGAATTTTGGTTAGGCGAAAAGGCTATCGAAGTGAATCTGTCCGCTGCATTGCTGTTTGCTCTATTGGGGTGTGTGATGATTTGGGTATCGGTTTTGACGAGTGTCGTTAATGGTTTAGGTACGCTTAAATGCCAGTTATATGGTTTTTTATGGGCTGTACTCTTCAAAGTCGTAGCTATCGTTTTATTTTCTTCGTGGATTCCGTGGACGATTGTAATCACAGCTACGATTGTAGGTTTATTGCCCTACTGTGTCTGGCAACCTATGGTGATGAACAGGCAGTTGAAAATGTTGAATAAAGAGGCGTTTCAAAATGGGTAAGAAACTGTTGATCGTCAATACTTATGCCAATTTGTGGTCAACCGGCAGGATTGCGGCCGAGATAGGGGAGATTGCGGTAAAACATGGTTGGCAGTGCTATTTTGCATACGCAAGCGAATCGAATCTTTGCTCATGTGAGGAGATTAGAATTAATAAAAGCGTTATATCGTATATTATACATACCTATTTGTTTTCCCGTATTCTCAATTTGAAAGGATTCGGTTCTTGGATTGAGACGAAGTTATTTATCAGAAAAATAAAGAAAATAGCTCCCGATATAATTCATTTGCATAATATTCATCAGAATTTTTTGAATTTGCCACTTCTTTTCTCTTTTTTGAAAAAAGCGGGTATTCCGGTTATTTGGACCCTTCACGACTGTTGGGCCGTGACTGGGGGGTGTACTCATTTCGTGTACAATAAATGCGAAAATTGGAAAACGGGTTGCTATCGATGTCCGAGATGTGGTAATAGCGATACGGGCGGGGAATTAAAAGGGGTGTTCCGTACTATGCCGTGGGTGTTAAGAAAGAAAGAAGCATATATAACTTCTGTTCCGAATCTGACTTTTGTTACAGTCTCGGAGTGGCTGTCGGGCGTAGTGAGAAGTTCGGTTGTCGGTTCTGTACCTGTACAGGTTATTTCCAACGGAGTGGACTGTACTCGATTCTATCCTCATACCGATATACAAGCCATTAAACAAAAGTATGGTTGTGGCAACCGCTTCATGATAGTGGGTGTGAGTTCTCATTGGAGCGCATCAAAGGGATTATATGATTATTATAAACTGAGGGAATTATTGCCGGCCGATCAGTTCGTGATCGTTTTGGTGGGGATAACCTCTGAGCAGAAAAACAATATACCCGATGGTATCATCGGGATAGAGCGAACAGAGAATCTTGATGAACTGGCTCTTATTTATTCGGCGGCAGATGTGGTGACGAGTTTGTCGTACCAAGAGACTTTCGGACTTACTATTGTGGAAGGGTTCGCTTGTGGTACACCGGCGGTGGTCTATGACAATACGGCGTTGCCTGAATTGATAGACTCTGATACGGGCTTAGTTGTAGAAACCGGAAATATGGAGCGACTGGCCGAGGCGATAAGACAGGTTTGTAAGACGGGTAAATCGTTTTATTCGCAGGCGTGTCGGGAAGTGGCGCAAACCCGGTATGATAAATTTTGCCAGTATGAGAAATATGTCGAATTATATGAACAGGCGCTTGTTTCGAAAAAGGTATGATTGAGACGATCGTTATTGGTTTAATATGTGTGTGTTTGGCCTATTTGGGGCGTTACAGACGATTGAGCTGGGGCTTTGGCGCAGCGATGACCATATTATTCGTTTTCCTTGCGATACGCTATGAATGGGGAAACGACTATCGTCAATACATAGACAAATTTATAGTATATAATTCGATCGATGAATTTAATTATTCAGATCCTAACGAACGATGGGAAGTCGGTTGGATATTCTTGTATCGGATATTCAAACCATTCGGCTTTTTTTCATTAGTCATTGTCCTTACTGCATTTGAAATATCTGTTTATTATTGGTTTATCAAGAAATATATACCGAAGGAATGGTATTGGTTCGCTGTATTTATTTATGTATTTAATCCTAATTTCATGCTTACGCAATCGTCTATGATGCGTCAGACTTTGGCTATGTGCATAGTTTTGTTGTCCATTCCTTATATTTATAAAAAGAAGGTCATCATTGCAGCGTTATTTATTTTATTTGCCTCTTTGTTCCACAGTAGCGCCAAAATATTGTTACCGATAGTTTTTCTTGGATTTGTGAATTGGAGAATGGGTAAGAAGGG harbors:
- a CDS encoding glycosyltransferase — protein: MRPVIKYISFYDFADSGIARNYSVAAANKMDYIIESLVRIGYDVEVVSASACIESGTFRWYKSRVEERQPHVKTRFFSSFRCRSKILVLLRLIWGVLQLLSYLLFCVKKGESIWVYHSLYYYNVILLAKKIKKFKLILEVEEIYQDVSPVPPYMERWECKMIDVADKFVFSTDLLNDKVNRQKKPHLVIYGTYRCEPVMSERHGDNKVHVVYSGTLDPNKGGAMAAAGVAASLPSTYRVHILGFGNPGEIQAIKELCEEMSGKGGAVVSYDGVLKGSAYIDFLQTCQIGLSTQNPDAAFNNTSFPSKILSYMSNGLQVVSADIEAVRRAYGISGYIYYYQKQEPSDIANAILNVDLDNPFDTRAVVQSLDNRFVEQLSLFLRDRV
- a CDS encoding glycosyltransferase → MGKKLLIVNTYANLWSTGRIAAEIGEIAVKHGWQCYFAYASESNLCSCEEIRINKSVISYIIHTYLFSRILNLKGFGSWIETKLFIRKIKKIAPDIIHLHNIHQNFLNLPLLFSFLKKAGIPVIWTLHDCWAVTGGCTHFVYNKCENWKTGCYRCPRCGNSDTGGELKGVFRTMPWVLRKKEAYITSVPNLTFVTVSEWLSGVVRSSVVGSVPVQVISNGVDCTRFYPHTDIQAIKQKYGCGNRFMIVGVSSHWSASKGLYDYYKLRELLPADQFVIVLVGITSEQKNNIPDGIIGIERTENLDELALIYSAADVVTSLSYQETFGLTIVEGFACGTPAVVYDNTALPELIDSDTGLVVETGNMERLAEAIRQVCKTGKSFYSQACREVAQTRYDKFCQYEKYVELYEQALVSKKV
- a CDS encoding lipopolysaccharide biosynthesis protein, yielding MIEFSDIKGKYIGNKNLINNVLGSFLVRGFGFLVSFALFPLYLNYFDDNTVLGCWFTMCSVLSWIQVFDLGIGNGLRNHLTADLSLKNYESARQYISSSYILMGGVTVFISFLAFIISRYIDWNSVFNISEQSISPESLRKGVVIALCGVLCFFFLKLIISILYALQKSALPNFLNLLSTVLLLIFLWVYDPTGDVERDFVTISWVQAVTGCLPLLVATIIVFAKDLKECLPSFKYFRWNKATGVLSLGILFLVLQLLYMIITVTNEFFISYFFDPSFVVEYQIYIKIFSIAGTFVSLALIPVWSAVTKAFVEKRYDWIIKLVRFLYFVAGIAVLFQLAIIPFLDPILEFWLGEKAIEVNLSAALLFALLGCVMIWVSVLTSVVNGLGTLKCQLYGFLWAVLFKVVAIVLFSSWIPWTIVITATIVGLLPYCVWQPMVMNRQLKMLNKEAFQNG
- a CDS encoding EpsG family protein: MIETIVIGLICVCLAYLGRYRRLSWGFGAAMTILFVFLAIRYEWGNDYRQYIDKFIVYNSIDEFNYSDPNERWEVGWIFLYRIFKPFGFFSLVIVLTAFEISVYYWFIKKYIPKEWYWFAVFIYVFNPNFMLTQSSMMRQTLAMCIVLLSIPYIYKKKVIIAALFILFASLFHSSAKILLPIVFLGFVNWRMGKKGVIIGVVLFFAILLFKNIVTSIIENTLSVTGLGKYTYYLEEGKEESKLESGIGFVYQIIIMSMILYYEKRQDRKDGLIFKITALSFLFVPLGFIAQLIARIGMYLQVSMIATYPLMIRTINNRIVRAGTLFIIMFFTIYDFFSFFNSEIWRDSFIEYHTIFESFIWR